Genomic segment of Lentisphaera araneosa HTCC2155:
TTCAAGTGCGGAAGCATCAACGCCATTAAGCTTAAAGATCCAACCTTTATTTTCAGCATCTTCGTTGATGATTTCTGGCTCATCTTCTAAAACTTCGTTCACTTCAGTGATAGTTCCGCCAATCGGAGCATAGATGTCTGAAGCCGCTTTTACTGATTCAACAACGCTGACAGCTGCACCAGCTTCTACGCTTTCATCAGTTTCAGGGAGTTCAACGAAAGTAACATCACCGAGTTCAGCTGCAGCGTGAACAGAAATTCCAACAGTTGCAACATCGCCTTCAAGGCTTACCCATTCGTGATCTTTTGAAAAGTATTTCATATTTATTCCATCTTAGTTTTATTTATAGTTTTTCTACTTTAACTCAAAAGTTTTGGGCTGCCATATGCGAAAGCGAAAGAGGCTTCGTTTTTTAAGTGAAATTTTTGTTTAAATCCTATATAGTATAGAAAGCAGATTAATTACTGAGTTAAGTAGATTATTTTAGAAAAGCTCAGGGAACAATTCTAAGTAAAGGAGACTTATATGAGCCGGTTTGGTGTACTTTTGGATATAGACGGAGTCTTATGTGATCAATTGGGTTTGATGGCGGGTGCAAAGGATTTTGTTAGCACATTGGTGAAAAAGAATATCCCCTTTATGTGTTTGAGTAATAATACTTTAAAAAGGCGTAGCGATATGTCGGAACATTTAAAGGAATTAGGATTGCCTATAAGAACAGATCAAATCTATACAAGTGCGATGGCAACAGCCCGTTTTCTTGCACAGCAAAATAGTGAAGCGCGTGTATATGTTTTAGGCAGTGGTGGTTTAATTACAGCTCTCGAAAAGAACAATTTAAATATAGTTGAAGAGAAGCCCCATTATGTAATCGTCGGGGAAGGGCGTGATTATACCTTAGCCATGCTCGATAAAGCGATAAAATTTTTAAAAGAAGGGGCTAGGCTCGTAACGGTTAATATGGATAATCAAAGAGCGACCGCTTTTGGTTTAAGAAGTGGTTGTGGTTCTATTGTGAAACTTCTCGAAGACGAAACTGATAAAAAGGCTCTTAACCTAGGAAAGCCAAGCCCCTTGATGCTGCGTTCAGCCAGAAAGCTCTTGGGCATGCGCGCCTCTTTTACGGTGATGATTGGCGATCATATGGAGAACGATATTTATGGTGGCATTCAGTTAGGCTATTATAGCGTTATGGTCATGAGTGGTCGAGCCTCAGAAGAAGAGATGAAAAACTATTCATTCTTACCGGATAAAATCATCAATAGCTTAGAAGACTTCTCAGTTGAAGATCTTGAGCAAATCATCGATGATAAACCCATTGACGAGGATTATCTCATCACTTTTGGATAAGTACTTCCCTGAATAAAAAAGCCCTAATGAAAGTTAATTTCATTAGGGCTTTAAAAAATATCTTGTGAGATTTATTCTTCTGCTACTTTATAGCCGATACCTCGTACAGTAATGATATTGGGAGCAAAATCACCAACTTTACGTCTGATTGAAAGAATGTGCACATCCACGGTTCTCTCTGTAATAATAACATCTTCGCCACGGATTTTTTCTAGAATTGCTTCACGTGAATAAACGCGTCCAGGGTGTTTACAGAGGAAAAATAAGAGCTTGTATTCAACTGGCGTTAAATTGAGCAGTTTTCCATCGAGTTTAACCGAGAAGTCAGCTAAGTTCATGACTAAACCTTTGTGAGTAATGACATCATCACTACTAAAGTCGGTGTGATCTAAATGAGCACGTCTGAAAGCTGCATTGATTTTTGCAACGAGAATCTTTGGATTGAAAGGTTTCGTGATATAATCATCCGCACCAAGTTCAAGACCTGTTAATTGATGATTTTCATCAGAGCGAACCGATAACATAAAGATGGGGATACTCGTGGTGGAAATGTGTTTCTTGAGTGCCTGACAAACTTCAGTGCCATCAATATCGTCCAACATACCATCAAGAAGAATTAGACTAGGGTGTTCATCTTCAGCTATTTGAATAGCTTCTTTACCTTTTGAAGTGATTTTCACATCAAAACCCGCATTGATTAGAGCATGCTTAATAAGCTCTTGAGTTACGAGTTCATCTTCGACTACTAAAATACTCTTCTTCATAGTGACCTTCTCCCTGATTCACTGAATAAACTATATAATAACAATAGATTAGGCTTTTTGTTTTTCGAGCAGAAAAAAAATAAATAATTCAAATGAATACTTAAATTTTTTGTACTATTGAGTATTTTTTTTCGGTCAATTAACTTTTTTGAAGATTTTTTGGCAGGTAAAGACTAAAGGTACAACCATTGCCCAAGCTAGAATCTAAATGGATTTTCCCATTATGGAGTTGGGCAATATGTTTAACAATAGCTAATCCTAAACCAGAGCCACCTGTATTTCGGTCACGTGATTCATCCATACGGAAGAAACGTTCAAAAATTCGACCTTGGAATTTAGTATGTATACCTGGGCCATTATCAGAGACTCGAATAATCCAATGGTTCTCAGAGTCCGCTAAAGATAAAGTGACCAGTGGGGCATCTTTGTGGGAATAACGTATAGCATTCTCTAGAAGATTTCTGACAGCTAACTCAACTAGACTGTGATTGGCTACAATAACTTGATCCTCAAAGCCACTTACTAAAGAAACGTTTTTCTTATTTATT
This window contains:
- a CDS encoding response regulator, encoding MKKSILVVEDELVTQELIKHALINAGFDVKITSKGKEAIQIAEDEHPSLILLDGMLDDIDGTEVCQALKKHISTTSIPIFMLSVRSDENHQLTGLELGADDYITKPFNPKILVAKINAAFRRAHLDHTDFSSDDVITHKGLVMNLADFSVKLDGKLLNLTPVEYKLLFFLCKHPGRVYSREAILEKIRGEDVIITERTVDVHILSIRRKVGDFAPNIITVRGIGYKVAEE
- the gcvH gene encoding glycine cleavage system protein GcvH gives rise to the protein MKYFSKDHEWVSLEGDVATVGISVHAAAELGDVTFVELPETDESVEAGAAVSVVESVKAASDIYAPIGGTITEVNEVLEDEPEIINEDAENKGWIFKLNGVDASALESLMTADQYAEFIK
- a CDS encoding HAD-IIA family hydrolase; translation: MSRFGVLLDIDGVLCDQLGLMAGAKDFVSTLVKKNIPFMCLSNNTLKRRSDMSEHLKELGLPIRTDQIYTSAMATARFLAQQNSEARVYVLGSGGLITALEKNNLNIVEEKPHYVIVGEGRDYTLAMLDKAIKFLKEGARLVTVNMDNQRATAFGLRSGCGSIVKLLEDETDKKALNLGKPSPLMLRSARKLLGMRASFTVMIGDHMENDIYGGIQLGYYSVMVMSGRASEEEMKNYSFLPDKIINSLEDFSVEDLEQIIDDKPIDEDYLITFG